A genomic region of Penaeus vannamei isolate JL-2024 chromosome 42, ASM4276789v1, whole genome shotgun sequence contains the following coding sequences:
- the LOC113824970 gene encoding zinc finger protein 271, whose product MNLTAIMNDSGLESKVNDNTLDFIAVKEENIEDFCEENYHETKDEISNCIGEDNTSYTTAGVSDDIAEDNTSYLKDKIRKNIGGDNTIYIKAEIREDISEDSSVYKKAENNEDINEDHSIYIKDESSKDISYEKSVFIKAENVYINEFPILEQTNHIYMERNKSNSDLFCEVGDPLKVEQFLTDKCEDTVSSDSYHKTVIGVDEDRKEKHFVCHICSLQFSCNSHLSVHMKVHAKGRPHSCEVCSKSFYRKPHLTRHMRVHTKEKPFRCDICSKAFSQKITLVTHKRIHTKEKPYKCDVCSKAFSQKTALVSHTRVHTKEKPYRCDVCTKSFAQKTALVIHMRIHTKEKPYSCEVCSKSFSLKGTLVNHARVHTKEKPYLCNVCSAGFSYKSSLEEHTNEVHMKEKPYPCEVCNKAFAGKRALGKHMAVHTKNKPFKCEVCTKSFCYKHHLVHHIRVHTKEKPYKCDVCSKTFSQKTTLVIHMRVHTREKPYKCEVCSKSFSLKGTLVKHTRVHTKGKPYICDARGKGFSKKNRLIEHTKALHTEEEPDN is encoded by the coding sequence ATGAATTTGACAGCCATCATGAATGACTCAGGTTTGGAATCAAAAGTGAACGACAACACACTTGATTTCATTGCTGTTAAGGAAGAGAATATTGAAGACTTCTGTGAAGAAAATTACCATGAAACAAAAGATGAGATTAGCAACTGTATAGGTGAAGACAATACTAGCTATACAACGGCTGGAGTTAGTGATGATATAGCAGAAGACAATACTAGCTATTTAAAAGATAAAATTAGGAAGAATATAGGTGGAGACAATACTATTTATATAAAGGCTGAAATTAGAGAGGATATAAGTGAAGACAGTTCAGTTTACAAGAAGGCTGAAAATAATGAGGACATAAATGAAGACCATTCTATCTACATAAAGGATGAAAGTAGCAAAGATATAAGTTATGAAAAATCTGTCTTTATAAAggctgaaaatgtatatataaatgaatttccCATACTGGAGCaaactaatcatatatatatggaaagaaacaaaagcaattcTGATTTATTCTGTGAAGTTGGAGATCCATTAAAAGTAGAACAGTTTTTAACTGATAAATGTGAGGATACAGTGTCATCAGACAGTTATCACAAGACAGTTATAGGTGTTGAtgaagacaggaaagagaaacATTTCGTATGTCACATCTGCAGCCTGCAATTTTCATGCAATAGTCATCTGTCAGTTCACATGAAAGTGCATGCTAAAGGAAGGCCACATAGTTGTGAGGTTTGCAGCAAGTCATTCTATCGTAAACCACATCTAACTCGCCATATGAGGGTGCATACGAAAGAAAAACCTTTTAGATGTGATATTTGTAGTAAGGCGTTCTCACAAAAAATTACCTTAGTGACTCATAAGAgaatacatacaaaggagaaacctTATAAATGTGATGTCTGTAGTAAGGCATTTTCACAGAAAACTGCCCTTGTGAGTCATACAAGAGTGCATACAAAAGAGAAACCTTACAGATGTGATGTCTGTACTAAATCATTTGCACAGAAAACTGCTCTAGTGATTCATATGAGGATACACACAAAAGAGAAACCTTATAGTTGTGAAGTATGTAGTAAGTCATTCTCTCTGAAAGGTACATTAGTGAATCATGCACgagtacatacaaaagaaaaaccctatttatgtaatgtatgtagtgcTGGATTCTCTTATAAAAGTAGTCTAGAGGAACACACAAATGAAGTGCACATGAAAGAGAAGCCGTATCCCTGTGAGGTATGTAATAAAGCTTTTGCAGGAAAGAGAGCTCTGGGAAAGCACATGGCAGTGCATACAAAAAACAAGCCTTTTAAATGTGAAGTTTGCACTAAATCTTTCTGTTATAAACACCATCTAGTTCATCACATAAGGGTACATACAAAGGAAAAACCCTATAAATGTGATGTATGTAGTAAGACATTCTCACAGAAAACTACTTTAGTGATTCACATGAGGGTACATACAAGAGAGAAACCTTATAAATGTGAAGTATGTAGTAAGTCTTTCTCTCTAAAAGGCACTTTAGTGAAGCACACCAGAGTACATACAAAAGGGAAACCTTACATATGTGATGCACGTGGTAAAGGATTCTCTAAGAAAAATCGTCTAATTGAGCACACCAAAGCTTTACATACAGAAGAGGAGCCAGACAATTGA